The Methylobacterium sp. PvR107 genome contains a region encoding:
- a CDS encoding acetamidase/formamidase family protein → MCAGDDPTCHAFEEHRRQFRRDLEPERRAFLKSSFAATGAAAAAFAAGGPSLVSPALAEASGAKIAATAHYHLPANAETVHWGFFSRSLKPKVEIGSGDFVTIETLTHQASDDAERMIQGDPGAESVYLWTKDKMAVSPRGAGPMDAKIGPGGGLGVHICTGPVAIRGAEPGDVLEVRILDVAPRTCANPKYKGLTFGSNAAAWWGYHYNDLITGDKPREVVTIYEVDATGERDWARAVYSFRWPGVTDPFGVAHPTIDYPGLPVDHARTQKTFEVLKGIRVPIRPHFGTMGVAPAEADRVNTIPPSYTGGNIDNWRIGKGATLYYPVAVPGALFSVGDPHASQGDSELCGTAIECSLTGTFQFILHKKADLPGTPLEALDFPMIETREEWVLSGFSYPNYLRDLGPDAQAAIFQKSSIDLAMRDAFRKMRQFLMHAKGLTEDEAISLMSVAVDFGITQVVDGNWGVHAVVKKAIFSDRLA, encoded by the coding sequence ATGTGCGCGGGCGACGATCCAACCTGCCACGCCTTCGAGGAGCATCGCCGCCAATTCCGGCGCGATCTGGAACCGGAGCGGCGCGCCTTCCTGAAGAGCAGCTTCGCGGCGACCGGTGCCGCCGCGGCGGCTTTCGCGGCCGGCGGCCCGTCTCTGGTGAGCCCGGCGCTCGCGGAGGCGAGCGGCGCCAAGATCGCCGCGACGGCGCATTACCACCTGCCGGCCAACGCCGAGACCGTCCACTGGGGCTTCTTCAGCCGCAGCCTCAAGCCGAAGGTCGAGATCGGCTCGGGCGATTTCGTCACGATCGAGACGCTCACCCATCAGGCGAGCGACGATGCCGAGCGGATGATCCAGGGCGATCCGGGCGCCGAGAGCGTCTATCTCTGGACCAAGGACAAGATGGCGGTCTCGCCCCGCGGCGCCGGCCCTATGGACGCCAAGATCGGCCCCGGCGGTGGCCTCGGCGTGCATATCTGCACCGGCCCGGTGGCGATCCGTGGTGCCGAGCCCGGGGATGTTCTGGAGGTGCGGATCCTCGACGTGGCGCCCCGCACCTGCGCCAATCCCAAATACAAGGGTCTGACCTTCGGCAGCAACGCGGCGGCTTGGTGGGGCTACCATTACAACGACCTGATCACCGGTGATAAGCCGCGTGAAGTCGTCACCATCTATGAGGTCGATGCCACCGGCGAGCGCGACTGGGCCCGCGCGGTCTACAGCTTCCGCTGGCCGGGCGTGACCGACCCGTTCGGGGTCGCCCACCCGACCATCGACTATCCCGGCCTGCCGGTCGATCACGCCAGGACGCAGAAGACCTTCGAGGTGCTCAAGGGTATCCGGGTGCCGATCCGTCCGCATTTCGGCACGATGGGCGTCGCGCCCGCCGAGGCCGACCGGGTCAACACGATCCCGCCGAGCTACACCGGCGGTAACATCGACAATTGGCGGATCGGCAAGGGTGCGACGCTGTACTACCCGGTGGCGGTGCCGGGCGCCCTGTTCTCGGTGGGCGACCCCCATGCCAGCCAGGGCGATTCCGAATTGTGCGGCACCGCGATCGAGTGCTCGCTCACTGGCACGTTCCAGTTCATCCTGCACAAGAAGGCGGACCTGCCCGGCACGCCGCTGGAAGCTCTCGATTTCCCGATGATCGAGACCCGGGAGGAGTGGGTGCTGTCCGGCTTCAGCTACCCGAACTACCTGCGCGACCTCGGCCCGGATGCGCAGGCGGCGATCTTCCAGAAATCCTCCATCGACCTCGCCATGCGTGACGCCTTCCGCAAGATGCGCCAGTTCCTGATGCACGCGAAGGGGCTGACCGAGGACGAGGCGATCTCGCTGATGTCGGTCGCGGTCGATTTCGGGATCACCCAGGTCGTGGATGGCAATTGGGGCGTCCACGCGGTGGTCAAGAAGGCGATCTTCTCCGATCGCCTTGCCTGA
- a CDS encoding glycosyltransferase family 2 protein: protein MPSLVAIVVAHDSADVLPGCLAALAGQHVPAIVIDNASRDTSASVAEAAGAQVIRNARNEGYGRANNRGVRAAVTAEHVLIVNPDVVLRPGAVDALLNAARSWPDAGLLAPRLVEPDGRYFFQARSLLAPYLTNPTGRLALPQGDACAPFLSGACLMMPRALFLDLGGFDENIFLFYEDDDLCRRVADAGRALIHVHGAEALHGRGRSSTPEPGRVFRTRWHQAWSRAYVSRKYGLPDPSRTGLMTNLPKALLSALVLRRAGLERYGGSAAGALAFLRGRTALAREGLVR, encoded by the coding sequence GTGCCGAGTCTCGTCGCGATCGTTGTCGCGCATGACAGCGCCGACGTGCTGCCCGGCTGCCTCGCGGCGCTCGCCGGCCAGCACGTCCCGGCGATCGTGATCGACAATGCCAGCCGGGACACCTCCGCCTCCGTCGCGGAGGCCGCTGGCGCGCAGGTGATCCGCAACGCCCGCAATGAAGGCTATGGCCGCGCCAACAACCGGGGCGTCCGCGCGGCCGTCACGGCGGAGCACGTCCTGATCGTCAACCCGGACGTGGTGTTGCGCCCGGGCGCCGTGGATGCCCTGCTGAATGCGGCCCGGTCCTGGCCGGATGCCGGGCTGCTGGCCCCGCGCCTCGTCGAACCTGACGGGCGCTACTTCTTTCAAGCGCGCTCGCTGCTCGCGCCCTATCTGACCAACCCGACCGGCCGGCTCGCACTGCCGCAGGGCGATGCCTGCGCGCCGTTCCTGTCCGGGGCCTGCCTGATGATGCCGCGCGCGCTCTTCCTGGACCTCGGCGGCTTCGACGAGAACATCTTCCTGTTCTACGAGGATGACGATCTGTGCCGCCGCGTCGCCGATGCCGGCCGCGCGCTGATCCATGTCCACGGCGCCGAGGCGCTTCACGGCCGTGGCCGCTCGTCTACCCCCGAGCCGGGACGCGTGTTCCGCACCCGCTGGCATCAGGCTTGGTCGCGCGCCTATGTCAGCCGCAAATATGGCCTGCCCGATCCGAGCCGCACGGGACTGATGACCAATTTGCCCAAGGCGCTTCTATCGGCGCTCGTCCTGCGCCGGGCCGGGCTTGAGCGCTACGGCGGCTCCGCCGCTGGCGCCCTCGCCTTCCTGCGGGGCCGGACCGCGCTGGCCCGCGAAGGCCTGGTCCGATGA
- the aspS gene encoding aspartate--tRNA ligase gives MHRYRSHTCGALRPSDVGQNVRLSGWCHRIRDHGGVLFVDLRDHYGLTQCVIDSDSPAFKAAETVRSEWVVRIDGRVRTRPAGTENAELPTGAVEVYIDDLEVLGPAGELPLPVFGDLEYPEETRLRYRFLDLRRDKLHANVMKRGAIIDSLRRRMRESGFFEFQTPILTASSPEGARDYLVPSRVHPGKFYALPQAPQQFKQLTMIAGFDRYFQIAPCFRDEDARADRSPGEFYQLDIEMSFVTQEDVFQAVEPVLRGVFDEFAEGKRVTPEFPRITFADSMLKYGVDKPDLRNPLIIADVTDLFARDDVAFKAFKGVIASGGVVRAIPATGAAAQSRSFFDRLNDWARSEGAPGLGYVVFEQENGQLTGKGPIAKFIPAEVQALIAERAGAKAGDAVFFSAGVEGKAAGLAGKARIRIGDELGLCDKDQYAFCWITDFPMYEWSDEENRIDFSHNPFSMPNIDREEFLALDLDALAGEDETGANTKRILNIKAFQYDIVCNGVELSSGAIRNHRPDVMEKAFAIAGYGHEVLEQKFGGMLNALRMGAPPHGGIAPGVDRIVMLLCNEPNIREVVLFPMNQRAEDLMMGAPSEATPKQLRELHIRLNLPEKKA, from the coding sequence ATGCACCGTTACCGTTCCCACACCTGCGGGGCGCTCCGCCCGTCCGACGTCGGGCAGAATGTCCGCCTCTCCGGCTGGTGCCATCGCATCCGCGACCACGGTGGTGTGCTGTTCGTGGATCTGCGGGATCATTACGGCCTCACCCAGTGTGTGATCGACTCCGATTCTCCCGCCTTCAAGGCTGCCGAGACGGTGCGTTCGGAATGGGTCGTGCGGATCGACGGCCGCGTCCGCACCCGCCCGGCGGGGACCGAGAATGCCGAGCTGCCGACCGGCGCGGTCGAGGTCTATATCGACGACCTGGAAGTGCTCGGCCCGGCGGGCGAGCTGCCGCTGCCAGTCTTCGGCGATTTGGAATATCCGGAGGAGACGCGGCTTCGGTACCGTTTCCTCGACCTGCGCCGGGACAAGCTCCACGCCAACGTCATGAAGCGCGGCGCGATCATCGATTCGCTCCGCCGCCGGATGCGCGAGAGCGGCTTCTTCGAGTTCCAGACCCCGATCCTGACAGCCTCCTCGCCCGAGGGCGCCCGGGACTACCTCGTGCCGTCGCGGGTCCATCCCGGCAAGTTCTACGCGCTTCCGCAGGCGCCGCAGCAGTTCAAGCAGCTGACGATGATTGCGGGCTTCGACCGCTATTTCCAGATCGCGCCCTGTTTCCGCGACGAGGACGCCCGCGCCGACCGCAGCCCCGGCGAATTCTACCAGCTCGACATCGAGATGAGCTTCGTGACCCAGGAGGACGTGTTCCAGGCGGTGGAGCCGGTCCTGCGCGGTGTCTTCGACGAGTTCGCCGAGGGCAAGCGCGTGACCCCGGAGTTCCCGCGGATCACCTTCGCGGATTCGATGCTGAAATACGGCGTCGACAAGCCGGACCTGCGCAATCCGTTGATCATCGCCGACGTGACCGATCTGTTCGCCCGCGACGACGTGGCGTTCAAGGCGTTCAAGGGCGTGATCGCCTCGGGCGGTGTGGTCCGTGCGATCCCGGCGACCGGCGCGGCCGCGCAGTCCCGCTCGTTCTTCGACAGGCTCAACGACTGGGCCCGCTCCGAGGGCGCGCCGGGGCTCGGCTACGTCGTGTTCGAACAGGAGAACGGCCAGCTGACCGGCAAGGGGCCGATCGCCAAGTTCATCCCGGCCGAGGTGCAGGCGTTGATCGCCGAGCGGGCCGGCGCCAAGGCCGGCGACGCGGTGTTCTTCTCCGCCGGTGTCGAGGGCAAGGCGGCCGGCCTCGCCGGCAAGGCCCGCATCCGTATCGGCGACGAACTCGGCCTGTGCGACAAGGACCAGTACGCGTTCTGCTGGATCACCGACTTCCCGATGTACGAGTGGAGCGACGAGGAGAACCGGATCGACTTCTCCCACAACCCGTTCTCGATGCCGAACATCGACCGGGAGGAGTTCCTGGCGCTCGACCTCGATGCCCTTGCCGGCGAGGACGAGACCGGCGCGAACACCAAGCGGATCCTGAACATCAAGGCGTTCCAGTACGACATTGTCTGCAACGGCGTGGAGCTGTCCTCGGGCGCGATCCGCAATCACCGTCCGGACGTGATGGAGAAGGCCTTCGCCATCGCGGGCTACGGCCACGAGGTGCTGGAGCAGAAGTTCGGCGGCATGCTGAACGCCCTTCGCATGGGCGCCCCGCCGCACGGCGGGATCGCGCCGGGCGTCGACCGCATCGTCATGCTCCTGTGCAACGAGCCGAACATCCGCGAGGTCGTGCTGTTCCCGATGAACCAGCGCGCCGAGGATCTGATGATGGGCGCACCGTCCGAGGCGACGCCCAAGCAGCTGCGCGAGCTGCACATCCGGCTCAACCTGCCCGAGAAGAAGGCCTGA
- a CDS encoding acyltransferase, translated as MSVPTIAAALDGRRNGFTGLRLALAVAVVVSHAFSVATGAAGDEPLARLTGYTLGEHAVNGFFAVSGFLVTMSCDRRGIRDYALARSLRILPGLVAATLVVSLGLGAAMTRLPVSDYWREPGLWSFIRGTLTTFKSNAALPGVFEANPYRAPLGTVWTLKYEVLCYLGVLAAALCGLLRRRWSALAIVAGLALALSILTGLRGADLPKGTETALRLPLIFAAGACLYLWRERLRISTAALACLAFGAFALARTPAYPALLFLAEAYGVVWLALGPLARGLFDPPADLSYGIYLYGWPIQQALHARWPEMSGPALLAPALAATLPVAALSWYGIERPALALKARALGRRRLGTIEPAGP; from the coding sequence ATGAGCGTCCCGACGATCGCGGCCGCGCTGGACGGGCGGCGCAACGGCTTCACCGGCCTGCGGCTGGCCCTTGCTGTCGCCGTGGTGGTGTCGCACGCCTTCAGCGTCGCCACCGGCGCCGCCGGGGACGAGCCCCTGGCTCGGCTGACCGGCTACACGCTGGGCGAGCATGCGGTGAACGGCTTCTTCGCCGTGTCGGGCTTCCTCGTGACCATGAGCTGCGACCGGCGCGGGATCCGGGACTATGCGCTGGCCCGGAGCTTACGAATCCTGCCCGGGCTGGTGGCCGCGACCCTGGTCGTGTCCCTGGGCCTCGGCGCGGCGATGACCCGCCTGCCCGTCTCCGACTATTGGCGCGAGCCGGGCTTGTGGTCGTTCATCCGCGGGACGCTGACGACCTTCAAGAGCAACGCCGCCCTCCCCGGCGTGTTCGAGGCCAACCCGTACCGGGCGCCCCTCGGCACGGTCTGGACGCTGAAATACGAGGTGCTGTGCTATCTCGGCGTCCTCGCCGCCGCCCTGTGCGGGCTGCTGAGGCGGCGCTGGTCGGCCCTGGCGATCGTCGCGGGGCTGGCGCTGGCGCTCTCCATCCTGACCGGCCTGCGGGGTGCCGACCTGCCCAAGGGCACCGAGACCGCTTTGCGCCTGCCCCTGATCTTTGCGGCCGGTGCCTGCCTCTATCTCTGGCGCGAGCGCCTGCGGATCTCGACGGCCGCCCTCGCTTGCCTCGCCTTCGGAGCCTTCGCCCTGGCACGGACGCCGGCCTATCCGGCCCTGCTGTTCCTCGCGGAGGCCTACGGCGTGGTCTGGCTCGCCCTCGGCCCATTGGCGCGCGGGCTGTTCGATCCGCCCGCGGACCTGTCCTACGGGATCTATCTCTACGGCTGGCCGATCCAGCAGGCCCTGCACGCCCGGTGGCCGGAGATGTCCGGTCCCGCGTTGCTGGCCCCGGCCTTGGCCGCGACGCTGCCGGTGGCGGCCCTGTCCTGGTACGGGATCGAGCGGCCGGCATTGGCGCTGAAGGCGCGGGCGCTCGGGCGCCGACGCCTCGGCACGATCGAGCCGGCGGGGCCGTGA
- a CDS encoding methyl-accepting chemotaxis protein produces the protein MASMLLTYAATALIEAQSQARLAGRAVTLAQASRSLLKTLLPLRLERGSALALGGEAPADPDTLSALAQSREAMLTNFRTAQELLNEQDVPAVSATLGRLNAAQDSLNALRAQIDSALRLPKTQRDAALLPAALKAFQNLLDALTATTDAVDAAIPRSDAMLQRYLVLKRSAWTSRVAIGNVALRVHTSLAAKTGWSLAETVAAAEERARLQSAWIATTEAASDVPETIRAAFQKAHASNFEGESAAIAQAVFDALSLNKPSPLPFLELRPRNTVDQMTIVDLAYASLDAMVERAETLAHEAHAILLRNAAALLAATLLVALGLLALFRGVLGPIRAISATVRALAQGDTTVDVPVQDYSNEFRPIVAAVQVFKENLIRTQQLEADTASARRQADDERRASMRQMADGFERAVGDLIGQVSASATELQSAAGSLSTMAVQTSTQSGAVAVAAEEAASNVNTVAAAAEELGTSVQEIGRQVQGSAELARAAASEADHTGALVQELRTAVARIGDVVTLISSIAGQTNLLALNATIEAARAGEAGRGFAVVATEVKMLAEQTARATEEISGHIARVQTSTGQAVTAIGAITGRIREINEVAAAIAAGVEEQGTATQEIVRNVGEAAAGAAIVTSNIAGVAQAAEKTGSAANQALDAASALSRQSNHLSGAVGHFLANVRATYTISSSQVTLVRETFAKVQPIADTAADLFYDRLFEIAPQIRTLFPESMTEQKHKLMAMLALAVANLDKPEALASAVRDLGQRHISYGTQEAHFEAVGSALLWTLERALGADFTPDVRRAWTETYDVVAGLMKTSFARAA, from the coding sequence ATGGCGTCGATGTTACTGACCTACGCTGCGACGGCATTGATCGAAGCGCAATCGCAGGCACGGCTGGCAGGGCGCGCCGTCACCTTGGCCCAGGCGAGCCGCAGCCTGCTCAAGACCCTTCTGCCGCTGCGCCTGGAGCGCGGCTCGGCCCTCGCCCTCGGGGGTGAGGCGCCCGCGGATCCGGACACGCTCTCGGCGCTCGCGCAGAGTCGCGAGGCCATGCTGACGAACTTCCGGACGGCCCAGGAGCTTCTGAACGAGCAGGACGTGCCCGCGGTGTCCGCGACGCTGGGCCGGCTGAACGCGGCGCAGGATTCCTTGAACGCCCTTCGTGCTCAGATCGACAGCGCCCTGCGACTGCCTAAGACCCAGCGCGACGCGGCGCTGCTGCCGGCCGCCCTCAAAGCCTTCCAGAACTTGCTCGATGCACTGACCGCAACCACGGATGCGGTCGATGCCGCAATCCCTCGGTCGGACGCGATGCTGCAGCGCTACCTCGTCCTCAAGCGATCCGCATGGACGAGCCGCGTCGCGATCGGCAATGTCGCGCTGCGGGTCCATACATCACTGGCAGCGAAGACCGGATGGTCATTGGCTGAGACCGTGGCGGCTGCCGAGGAGCGCGCGCGCCTTCAGAGCGCCTGGATTGCGACGACCGAGGCCGCCTCTGATGTTCCAGAGACGATCAGGGCCGCATTCCAGAAGGCCCATGCCAGCAACTTCGAGGGCGAGTCCGCCGCGATCGCGCAGGCCGTCTTCGATGCGCTGAGCCTGAACAAGCCATCCCCTCTCCCATTCCTGGAACTCCGGCCGCGCAACACCGTCGATCAGATGACAATCGTTGATCTGGCCTACGCTTCCCTCGACGCGATGGTGGAACGGGCCGAAACCTTGGCGCATGAGGCGCACGCGATTCTCCTGCGGAATGCTGCGGCGTTGCTGGCCGCGACGCTGCTCGTGGCGCTCGGATTGCTCGCTCTGTTCCGCGGCGTTCTCGGGCCGATTCGAGCGATCTCGGCGACGGTGCGGGCGCTGGCGCAGGGCGACACGACTGTCGACGTGCCCGTGCAGGACTACAGCAACGAGTTCCGACCGATCGTGGCCGCCGTGCAGGTGTTCAAGGAGAACCTGATCCGCACCCAGCAGCTGGAAGCCGACACAGCGTCGGCGCGACGGCAAGCGGATGACGAGCGGCGCGCTAGCATGCGCCAGATGGCGGATGGTTTCGAGCGGGCGGTCGGCGACCTGATCGGGCAGGTCTCGGCTTCCGCGACCGAACTCCAATCCGCAGCTGGGTCGCTGTCGACCATGGCCGTGCAGACCTCGACCCAATCCGGCGCAGTCGCGGTCGCGGCAGAAGAGGCGGCCAGCAACGTCAACACGGTTGCGGCCGCCGCCGAAGAACTCGGAACCTCGGTGCAGGAGATCGGCCGTCAGGTCCAGGGATCGGCCGAGCTGGCCAGGGCGGCCGCCTCGGAGGCCGATCACACCGGCGCGCTGGTGCAGGAACTGCGCACGGCAGTGGCCAGGATCGGCGACGTGGTCACGCTGATCTCATCGATCGCCGGACAGACCAACCTTCTGGCGCTCAACGCCACGATCGAGGCCGCGCGCGCCGGTGAGGCGGGCCGAGGTTTCGCGGTGGTCGCCACGGAGGTCAAGATGCTCGCCGAGCAGACCGCCAGGGCGACCGAGGAGATCTCGGGGCATATCGCCCGCGTCCAGACCTCGACCGGGCAGGCGGTGACGGCGATCGGGGCGATCACCGGCCGGATCCGGGAGATCAACGAGGTAGCGGCCGCGATTGCGGCGGGCGTCGAGGAGCAGGGAACGGCAACCCAGGAGATCGTCCGCAATGTCGGAGAGGCGGCTGCTGGGGCCGCCATCGTGACCAGCAACATCGCGGGCGTGGCCCAGGCCGCCGAGAAGACCGGATCCGCGGCCAACCAAGCGTTGGATGCGGCATCTGCCTTGTCGCGTCAGTCGAATCACCTCAGCGGCGCGGTCGGGCACTTTCTTGCGAATGTTCGTGCTACCTACACCATCTCGTCGTCACAGGTGACGCTCGTGCGCGAGACCTTCGCCAAGGTCCAGCCGATCGCCGATACTGCAGCCGATCTATTCTACGACCGGCTGTTCGAGATCGCCCCGCAGATCCGGACGCTGTTCCCCGAGTCCATGACCGAACAGAAGCACAAGCTGATGGCCATGCTGGCGCTGGCGGTCGCGAATCTCGACAAGCCCGAGGCTTTGGCCTCTGCAGTGCGCGATCTCGGGCAGCGGCACATCAGCTACGGCACGCAGGAGGCGCATTTCGAGGCAGTCGGGTCCGCGCTGCTCTGGACGCTCGAGCGCGCACTCGGCGCGGACTTCACACCGGACGTCCGACGGGCCTGGACCGAGACCTACGACGTCGTGGCCGGCTTGATGAAGACGTCCTTCGCCCGGGCGGCTTGA
- a CDS encoding DUF3297 family protein, giving the protein MSDPALPDRLSVNPESPYYDAALLERGVGIRFKGVEKTNVEEYCVSEGWVRLSAGKTLDRAGNPMTVKLKGPVEPYLRDAADDE; this is encoded by the coding sequence ATGTCCGACCCCGCACTGCCCGACCGCCTCTCGGTCAACCCGGAAAGCCCCTATTACGACGCGGCCCTTCTGGAGCGCGGCGTCGGCATCCGCTTCAAGGGCGTGGAGAAGACCAACGTCGAAGAGTACTGCGTCAGCGAGGGCTGGGTGCGCCTCTCCGCCGGCAAGACCCTCGACCGCGCCGGCAACCCGATGACGGTGAAGCTGAAGGGCCCGGTGGAGCCCTACTTGCGCGATGCGGCGGACGACGAGTGA
- the rnd gene encoding ribonuclease D, with protein MDLITTTDTLREICTQLAEQPFVTVDTEFMRETTYYPKLCLIQMAAPDGSGVLIDPLAPGIDLQPFIGLMADERVVKVFHSARQDLEIIWLIGGLLPHPFFDTQVAAMVCGYGDSVSYEQLVNDVAKAKIDKSSRFTDWSRRPLSDAQLTYALSDVTHLVKVYEVLVAELLRTDRGVWLDEEMAVLTSPETYRADPVQAWRRLAGRMRKPREIAVLMEVAAWRESEAQARNVPRGRILKDEAVIDVASAAPRNAEALARLRTIPAGFERSRTGADIVAAVERGLSRDTSDIRLPERVRRSGGNGAIVELLKVLLKAVCEAEGVAPKIIGTVDDLEAIADDDAADVPALQGWRRSLFGDKALALKQGRLALSVEAGRIVVRDLEPSAPGQV; from the coding sequence ATGGACCTGATCACCACAACCGACACGCTGCGCGAAATCTGCACCCAGCTGGCCGAGCAGCCCTTCGTAACCGTCGACACGGAGTTCATGCGTGAGACGACGTATTACCCGAAGCTCTGCCTCATCCAGATGGCGGCTCCGGACGGCAGCGGAGTTCTGATCGACCCGCTGGCACCCGGGATCGACTTGCAGCCGTTCATCGGCCTGATGGCCGACGAGCGCGTCGTGAAGGTTTTCCATTCAGCGCGCCAGGACCTCGAGATCATCTGGCTGATCGGCGGACTTCTGCCGCATCCGTTCTTTGATACGCAGGTCGCCGCGATGGTGTGCGGCTACGGCGATTCCGTCTCTTACGAGCAACTCGTCAACGACGTGGCCAAGGCCAAGATCGACAAATCGTCCCGCTTCACGGACTGGTCGCGGCGGCCGCTTTCCGACGCGCAGCTCACCTATGCGCTGTCGGACGTCACCCATCTGGTTAAGGTCTACGAGGTCCTCGTCGCCGAGCTGCTGCGCACGGATCGCGGCGTATGGCTCGATGAGGAAATGGCCGTGCTCACCTCGCCCGAGACTTACCGGGCCGATCCGGTGCAAGCCTGGCGGCGCTTGGCAGGCCGGATGAGAAAGCCTCGCGAGATCGCGGTGCTGATGGAGGTTGCCGCCTGGCGCGAGAGCGAGGCCCAGGCTCGCAATGTGCCGCGCGGACGGATCCTGAAAGATGAAGCCGTTATCGACGTCGCTTCTGCAGCGCCGCGAAACGCGGAGGCCCTGGCCCGGCTGCGAACGATTCCGGCGGGCTTCGAGCGCTCGCGCACGGGGGCCGACATCGTCGCGGCCGTTGAGCGCGGCCTGTCGCGCGACACGAGCGACATCCGTCTGCCGGAGCGCGTGCGCCGGAGCGGCGGCAACGGCGCGATCGTGGAACTTCTCAAGGTGTTGCTGAAGGCGGTCTGCGAGGCCGAAGGCGTCGCGCCCAAGATCATCGGCACGGTCGACGATCTGGAGGCCATTGCCGACGACGATGCGGCCGACGTTCCCGCTCTTCAGGGCTGGCGCCGGAGCCTGTTCGGGGACAAGGCCTTGGCCTTGAAGCAGGGGCGGTTGGCGCTTTCCGTTGAGGCGGGCCGTATCGTCGTTCGCGA
- a CDS encoding CatB-related O-acetyltransferase encodes MHRLRRGRNPHNETRIHLAKLARTYGFSIGAYSYGRPKVRFPESGRRLTIGRYCSIADKVEILLGGDHRLDWVSTYPFAAMRGLFPDARAPEDFHASRGDVVIGHDVWLGSGCMILSGVTVGHGAVVAARAVATRDVPAYAVVAGNPARVVRHRFDAGTVEALLAAAWWDLPHAEVTRLVPLLQCGDVAALIAAAGAVAAARGIA; translated from the coding sequence TTGCACCGGCTGCGCAGGGGGCGCAACCCGCACAACGAGACGCGGATCCACCTCGCCAAACTGGCGAGAACCTACGGCTTCTCCATAGGCGCTTATTCGTATGGGCGTCCAAAAGTCCGTTTCCCGGAGAGCGGCCGGCGGCTGACGATCGGCCGCTATTGTTCCATCGCCGACAAGGTCGAGATCCTGCTCGGCGGCGATCACCGCTTGGACTGGGTGTCCACCTATCCGTTCGCCGCGATGCGCGGGTTGTTCCCGGACGCCCGGGCGCCGGAGGATTTCCACGCCTCGCGGGGCGATGTCGTGATCGGGCACGACGTCTGGCTCGGCTCCGGCTGCATGATCCTCTCTGGGGTAACGGTCGGCCACGGGGCCGTGGTGGCGGCGCGCGCCGTCGCGACCCGCGACGTGCCTGCCTACGCGGTGGTGGCGGGCAACCCGGCGCGCGTGGTGCGGCATCGGTTCGACGCCGGGACCGTCGAGGCTCTGCTGGCGGCGGCGTGGTGGGACCTGCCGCACGCGGAGGTGACGCGGCTCGTACCGCTGCTGCAGTGCGGCGACGTGGCGGCCCTGATCGCGGCAGCGGGCGCCGTTGCGGCGGCGCGGGGGATTGCGTAA